Proteins from one Bactrocera neohumeralis isolate Rockhampton chromosome 3, APGP_CSIRO_Bneo_wtdbg2-racon-allhic-juicebox.fasta_v2, whole genome shotgun sequence genomic window:
- the LOC126753377 gene encoding juvenile hormone esterase-like, translated as MLRFTNVIGATLVLLLFVVPTLQQSFKREPLIETDLGTIRGSVLKTVNGRDIFAYRGIPYAQEPTGERRFAAPIPVEAWNYTLDAIEDSPICPQPDGSVPMSEDCLKLNVYTTSEIVQGWSVLVYIHGGSNKVGSGHSVYKAGPQYLLDAQVILVTFNYRLGAMGFLSTRTTEAPGNFGYLDQVLALKWVQSHIRNFGGDPNRVTIFGMSAGAMAVTLHMASPLSANLFHRAIAMSGSATSEFVIDNLHWTRKLAEELSCPKYGPQELLDCLRAAPWQKIIEVCATWEYYGFINMKWNYEIDGKFLLEHPTDAFRYNRTNNVPLMAGITKNELDFHVNHQENNTGLLSDISQNFASYAPALFLYKNWSAEMESEDNVWRGEKLQLFYFGNHTNITEENLYTFGHVFSDGLIGHGVYNLVRLASRFMNVFYYRFDYESNPSLKPDHNGNFRGVVHADDLKYVMPSTWYGPQLPIDSPNMFMVKRMVHIFETFANWGSFETSIAIDWPPVDPDDVKALYNNDVMHVGQAPFLERYALWDELFAQEASGVSPLRLFALVALIIMVVATLIL; from the exons ATGTTGAGGTTTACGAATGTTATTGGCGCCACATTGgtacttttgttgtttgtggtACCGACACTACAGCAGTCATTTAAACGGGAACCGCTTATTGAAACCGATTTGGGTACCATACGAGGCAGTGTCTTGAAAACTGTAAATGGTCGTGATATATTCGCCTATCGTGGCATACCTTATGCACAGGAACCGACTGGTGAACGTCGTTTTGCGGCGCCAATACCTGTGGAGGCATGGAACTATACACTGGATGCCATCGAGGATAGTCCCATCTGCCCACAACCTGATGGATCGGTACCAATGAGTGAAGACTGTCTGAAGCTCAACGTTTATACGACTAGCGAAATTGTGCAGGGTTGGTCGGTACTGGTGTATATACACGGAGGTTCGAATAAGGTTGGGAGCGGACATAGTGTGTATAAGGCGGGACCGCAATACTTACTCGATGCCCAAGTGATTTTGGTTACTTTCAACTATCGTTTGGGTGCGATGGGTTTCTTAAGCACAAGGACTACAGAAGCGCCCGGTAATTTTGGCTATCTGGATCAAGTGTTGGCTTTGAAATGGGTGCAGTCGCACATACGTAACTTTGGTGGTGACCCCAATAGAGTGACGATATTTGGTATGAGCGCCGGCGCAATGGCTGTGACATTACATATGGCCTCACCACTATCAGCGAATCTCTTTCATCGTGCCATCGCCATGAGCGGCAGTGCTACCAGTGAATTCGTAATCGACAACCTACATTGGACACGGAAATTGGCCGAGGAACTCAGTTGTCCCAAATACGGTCCACAAGAACTATTGGATTGCCTACGCGCTGCGCCCTGGCAAAAGATTATTGAGGTATGTGCTACATGGGAATATTATGGTTTCATCAATATGAAGTGGAATTATGAGATCGATGGCAAATTCTTGCTGGAACATCCAACGGACGCCTTTCGTTACAATAGAACCAATAATGTGCCACTTATGGCAGGCATCACCAAAAACGAGTTAGACTTCCATGTTAATC ATCAAGAAAACAACACCGGTTTACTAAGCGATATCAGTCAAAACTTTGCAAGCTATGCACCAGcgcttttcttgtataaaaactGGTCTGCTGAAATGGAGAGTGAAGATAATGTTTGGCGTGGTGAAAAATTGCAACTATTTTATTTCGGAAATCACACAAATATCACTGAGGaaaatttatacacatttgGACATGTGTTCTCGGATGGTCTTATTGGTCATGGTGTATATAATTTGGTAAGGTTAGCTAGTAGATTCATGAATGTTTTCTATTACCGCTTCGATTATGAAAGCAATCCCAGCTTGAAGCCTGATCACAATGGTAATTTTCGAG GCGTCGTTCATGCCGATGACTTGAAATACGTTATGCCGAGCACATGGTATGGTCCTCAGCTTCCAATAGACTCACCTAACATGTTTATGGTAAAGCGCATGGTACATATATTCGAAACTTTTGCCAATTGGGG ttcATTTGAAACGAGTATAGCTATTGATTGGCCCCCAGTGGACCCTGATGATGTTAAAGCACTCTACAATAACGACGTGATGCATGTGGGTCAGGCACCTTTCCTTGAACGATATGCATTGTGGGATGAACTttttgcacaagaagctagtGGTGTAAGTCCACTACGACTCTTCGCTTTAGTCGCGTTGATAATTATGGTGGTTGCAACCTTGATTTTGTAA